The DNA sequence AGAATAGGGCCAGGATTCAGGAGCAGTACTTATGACTTAGAAGTTAGCACATCTTTGACATGGCGGTGCATGGCAATTGCATTCCTCTTGAAAATGACATTTAAAGCAGCTGTATGTTCTTAGGCTCAAATCTCATCAGAAAAGCTTTCATGTAGCAATTATGTCCCGGTTATTTACTTTGGTCTATATCTTTGTGAATTATgggtttcttttttaatttttcgcTAAATGTTAGTTTCTTGGGAATTTGGTGAATGGGTGTGGACAATGGATCTGATGAGAAATGTTTTCTCACCAGAAtgaaaaatttcattttaatGATATATACTTTTCATATTACTCATAGAGCGACTTGCTCTCAGTTTTTCCATTTGAAATGCAATGTCCCTGCTGCCAGTAAACGATTCTCCAATTTTATGCTCTGATGAGTCTGACCAACATGCTATCCCATTTTGTTTGACCTTATTCGGCTTTTGCTTGCTCATTCTCCACCCGAGGCAAAAAGTTTCTTCCTTTATCATTGGGCCTGTTGGATTTTGGGGAATTTGACCTGGGCCTACATTTAGTATAAGGTTGGAAATATAATTGGTCTTCAGTTAGTCTTTCATAGGCCTGGTCCAATTGACATGTTGaatttattccttttttttttcatccccccccccccaccaaaATGACACGTGGCCTCTTGCTCCTACCatctatttaatttttttggattttcgaaattAAAAATATGACAATGAGGTCACAAGAGCAACTACAACCTATATGCTATTTGTCaggtattttattttaaattgttttGATAGGAAATTTCACTCTAGTTGAATCATTGCTGATGTGTATATGGCAGATGAAAATAGTTTTGATAGAAAATTTTACTCTAGTGAATTGTTATTGCTGATGTGTATATGGCAGATGAAACTCATATGCTTTCTtggtatttctttttctcttctcgcTCTTGGATTGAAGCTTGCAAAAAGATATATGGGTTGGAGTtgatactattttttttttcttcgattGAATAAAAGAAAGTTTACAAAGAAAACCCCCTAATATAATCTAAACCATGAAGATCAAAATTCTTTCGGTCAAATATGATTCCAACTTGCAATCCTAATTGAATGTCCTAAATTTGCTAGTGCATCAACTACAAAATTTGCTTATCGCCATATGTGTTTGAATTCCATATCTTAAAACTGATTTGCCATACATTTGATATCCTAAACAAAAAGTTTGATGCGCCAAGGGTTTGCAAACACATTGTTGACGTTGTCAATTAAGATTTGCTTAAAGACAAATTGCTACTTGGATAATAAATTCTACTTTGGCACATGAATTTTGAAATCTCTATTAAAGTTGCTCTAAAGGAGTTCAATATTTCAATGGAGTGTTGTTAatgtagtgtttttttttttttttgaacagctCAAGGGCTAAAATATATTCATTACAAGttagaataggccgttacatattCTTCCGCTACCatctagacagacaagaagatagtggagtacccacagtggtataTAAAAATAGAGCTACTTATTGTACAATCAAATACCTAGACATAACGGGATCTCCCTTTGGTACTACGATGGAGGCGCTAGAAGGGTTCGGCCCTCCCAACCTAACTCTTAACCAGCAAATCTAGTCACCTAGAGACCTTAATTGGTGTACAACCAGAGACACTGAGAATTAAGTCAACAAGACCAAGACCAAATACTAAAACTAGATGCACAAAGGTGCCTAGACTATCCCTGAAAGTAGGGAATTATTGAAGACTAACCAAAGTAAATAGGATCTAGGTCAAAACTAGCCCAAAATAAGGCCCAAGAGGGTAGCCCTAAGAGAATGAATCCATCCTAAGGTCCAACAAAGAGGTTGACCCATGCCAACCACCAAACTTCCTCCTCCAGCGTCGTCAATCATCGCCAGACCAGTAGTGACCGCGACCCCCACTAGATCATGCAAAACCACCTAGCCACGCCGCTACCACGATCGTTCTAGATCCACCATGGCACCACCCCTTCAACGATCCTCCCAAACCACCAAAGCTACGTTGCCACTCCGATCACCCAGAAACCGCCATAGCCACGCCACCATCACATGTTTTGGAGAGCTTCTGACAAAGCCCCGCCGCCAAGCGATTCTGGAAGCTCCGACAACCCACCAAAACCTGCACAAAACCGATCAGCCCGGGCCCCTTTCCCAAGGCTCGAGCCACCCCCATTCAGAAGACTACCCGACCATTGCTTTCAAGACCCGCCTGGCAGCAGCCCATTCGGCATGGCGAACCACCACCAACAAGTGTAGCCGGATGAGAAGGaaatctggaaaaaaaaaaaaaaaaaaaaacccctagGCACCGTCCGAGTTTTTTGGAGCAAACTCGAAGTCGATTTAGTGTTGTTAATGTAGTTGACAAAGTGAATATGAATTTTAATGCATGTTTTCTTAGGAAGGTAGAAAATAAATTGCTATTAATATAATAGCCAAACATTGACAAAATAGAATGATGTAAACGTTCATTATTTACAAGTTTAAAAAACTTTACTAGAGTTTCAAGTAGAGTAGAAGGCGGCTAACCCTTCTAGTTTAGTTAATGGTTGAGAACCAAGGCATGTAGGATCGTCACTGGTGCTCCTTTGCAGTGCTTGGCCGTGGCTTGCTTGTTCTTATTTGGAGGTGTCACTGCATGCGGCAATCGTAGATCCAAACGCGCTTGCCTTGTATTGAAGTGAAATCGGTGCGGTGAGTCTTGTTGGGGTTGACGGGCTTCTGAGTCTTGACTAATTCGGATGTTCATCGAGGGTTGAATGTGAATTGGAGTGCTACAATGGTGTCTGGCCAATAGTTGTCGTTCGCTAAACCTGAAAGTACGTGAATTGTTTTgcattggatttggatttgggacATGGCCGGGTAGGTGCTCGGTTTTGATATGAGATGTGTGTTGTCTTGATAGTTTGGGCCGTGCTTTGGAGTTAGGTCCGTTATACATTTACATTTGACGCATTtcttccaacaaaaaaaaagaaaaaaaagagaggataaATGACACATTTTGAGTTATGAGTTTTAATATTacgtatttatttttttctttatatgagTGAATATGAAATCAATTATGtagttattattttttctttatatgaGTGAATATGAAATCAATTATGTAGTTATTATTTATTTGCGTTTATAACGGTTATGTCATTATATGTAATTTCACTCATTATGAATCGATGGTCACTCACAAATTacgttttttttcttcattatatTCACTTATATAAAAATCACTTATAAATAATTCTATCTCGTTTTTGACGGTTATGGCATTATGTATAATTACACTCATTATAAATCGATGGTCATAATTCACTAAAAAGGTTAATATCAATTCCTGTTGCAATGACTATGATACCCTTCTTGCCTTCAGCACGTTGGAAGCTAAATCCAACCGTAAAACGACAGACTGGAAAGAGGTAAATTTGGTAATCAGCATTTAAATCCCAAAACCCTACAATGTGCGGTCCCGTAATTTACCCCAATGATGAGgggcaaaaaaaacaaaaaaaatctccaataattaaaatttcaagAGCAGCGAAAGTCTTTGAGTGGTAAAACGTTTTCaaaacccctctctctctttcgccTCTCTCATTCTAAATGCACCCAAAACCCTAGCCCCTCCTCGCTCTCACCCGCCCTCTGCTACATTAGGGTTTTGCTTCCGAcctatataaaatatatatctatTACATAATATTGgggtttccttcttcttcttctttttcaatttttaatttcgGGGACAGAATAAGTTAGCGATGGTCTCTGGGTCGCGAATCGAAGGTGGTGGTGGGACTCAGATAATCTCCGCCGGAGTGAGGAAAACCATCCAATCCATCAAAGAAATAGTGGGCAATCACTCTGATATTGATATCTATTGGGCTCTCAAAGAGACCGATATGGATCCTAATGAAACTGCCCAGAAATTACTCAACCAAGGTCAGCTTTTGTTCatgggttttgtttgttttggtcaTCTTGAGGTGGGTATTGTTCCTACTGAGGGCACCATTTTGCTTGCGGAGTTTGTTGTAAGTGCTTGATTGTGGGTTCATGTTGGAATAGACTGataggttttggttttatgAGTTGGTTATTGAGTTTCGGAGTTGGTTTGTGGAATGTGGAAGTCACTGGTTGTGTTAAGGAGGGTATTCCGGTGTAAAGGTTCCGTCTTGAACTCGGTTGGTCGGTTGTTTTGGTGGAATTTAGTGGACATGGAGTTCAAATTGTGACCAATTTTgagtttttaattgttttggttGCCTAGGCGTTTGTGTCCTTCGATATATGTTGACTCTGATTGTGCAGGAAAAAAATGATGAGTGCATTTTTAGTGAATTTCTATGGTGTGACCAATGTTATCTAGCGTGGGAAATGGCTTGGTGAAATTTTTGATTCTATAGATAGCTTAACTGAAATTTTTAGTTGGTGTCCGTACTTCTGCACCTTGTCTATCTCCTTTCGTTAGAAGTTTCTTTATAAGCTGTATGTTCATACATGCGTATATGCTTTGTACTAAACGATATTGTTGCTCTAATTCATACACCTGTTCATACAGCTTCATTATTGATTGTGTAAAACGTTCGGGTTGTGTAAAGCTTATTTTATGAACAATATTTCTGTGCAGTTTTCTTACTATTATTCTTCTTACTTGTTTTTACTCAGACCCATTTCATGAggtgaagagaaaaagagacaAAAAGAAGGACGCGTCACCTAAGGTATATTTTGGTTTGGCTCTACATTACTGTTCATATGTCAGATAATGAACAGTAGATGTTGTACATAATTCTTTTTGTTTATGGAGATATTAACTCTTTCCAAAATAAGGGCGTGTGATGCATTTTAGACACCTAACTATATTCTACCTTTAAGACGAGTTTTCTATCTTATTTTGTGTCTCATATCATTGAATTGGACTGTTTTCTCACCAAACTGATCCCCAGGAAACTGATACCACATGATGTTACTAAAATGATCTGTTTTGTAGTATATGATCACCCCTCATAGCTCATAGTAATGTCTAATCTAGCTCAAATAATGACTCaaacttgtccttttttttgggggggggggggggggttgtgtGAGTGAAATCAACTGATTATTATATCAGGGTGGGATTAGTATTTGGAAATCAATTTTATGGATTCCAGAGTAATCTATATCATTTCAATTTTCCAAGCAATTTGTTACTTCTCCCAACTGAAACTATTACTTCACTTTACTCAACTGTTGCCTACACTGTAAATGCTTCACAAATCccttttgtttcattatttggGAGAAACTTATGGTGATGTAGGATTCGTTAGGTGTCTATTTGTAATTAAGATTAGTATATTTTTATCAATGTAAACCTTTTAACTGATTTAGTGTATTGATGCCTTTAGAGTATCGGGCAAAAGGTTCCTACCGAGCCAAGAAGACATTTTGAGAGTGCTGGTCAAGGACCAAGATCAAATACAATTTCAGATCGTATTGTGGAGCCTAAAAGACATTTTGAGAGTGCAGGTCAAGGACCTAGATCAAATACAATTTCTGATCGTAATGTCGAGCCTAGAAGACATTTTGACAGTGCAGGTCAAGGACTAAAATCTAATTCATTTTCTGATCGAAATGTTGAGCCAAGAAGACATTTTGAGAGTGCAGGTCAAGGACCAAGACATAATTCATTTTCTGATCGTAATGTTAGAAGAGGAGGTTATGTGCGCAGGGGTTTACCTGGTAATTCATTTTTCCCCTGATTTCATTATAGAGttgttcttaatttttttttcttttgatacaTTCATTTTATgcatatatctatatctatatactGTCTATCTTTTGTTTCAAAATTTCACGAACTTATAGTTGTTTCTTGAGTTGCTAATTGACTTTATATGGATGTTTTGTTTTTAGTGGATTGCTAGGCAACTTTAAGTTTAGGTTTGCTTATTTTATAAGAACATACTTTTGTGTCTTATGAAGAAGTGGGTAATGAAATATGAATGCATTCAGCATGGTACATGGTTGTTGTATGAAAACATAGCTTGATCTGTATCTAAATTAGGAAACTCCAGGGTCTATTCACCTATTTTTATGCTTCTTATATTACCCTGGTATAAGGAGGGTAGAACCACAGACAAGGATAAAGGGTTTTCCACAAAAATTGAAGATGGAATGTATAGGTTCATGTTGCAAGTGTCAAGGATTACAAGGAGCAGCTAAGATCATTGAGAGTGGATTGTGAATTTTTTCGATGAAGGTAGATGTTTGAATGATGTGGTGGTGGATAGCAGGATTAGAAAGGTTCCAAGTAAATCATTCAACAATCTGGGTTGGAAAGTACTTGGAACAAAACAGTCTTATCTCCAAGTAGTGAAGTTAAATAGTTATGGGCATAGAGATGACATCATAGTGCTGTAGGAGGTAATGGTTAGAAACTGAGAGGCCGCAAAACTAATCTATGAAGTTCTGGTCGGTGCTCCTATGAAATACCACAATGTCAGAGAAACTTATGCTGTGATATCATGATGAAAACAAAGTAGAATACTAGAAAATATAAAACAATTGTGCTGTCTCATGTAACAACAGTAGGTGGTCACAGCTTGAAAATAGAGCATTCATTAGATGTCCTATACTATGGCTGCAGCTTGATTGAATCTTCCAAACCTCGAGAGAGGAAAACATCTATAGAAAGTGACAGATGGGATTGCATGGTGGTGGGAGGAAGAGGTGgcatattttattttacaaatTTTGGATGTTCTTTTGGGTACTGAACAAGATTATTCTTCATCTCTTCTGAAACAAGAAGAATTTATCTGTTGAAAATGTGTAATTACTGTAGGTGCTCTCTTGAAACCCTCATTGACTATTCCTCTCGAAATAGAGTCCGGTTATAAATGGAATGTTTCAGTTATGGTAGTTGGATGGCAATCATTGGATACCTTTTCAATTTGCAGTAGCCCAAGCAAAGAAATTAGGTGATGCGTTGAGGATATATGGAAACTAGTAGTAGAACAgtatatttttcaaatttatttagATCTTGGATTGCATGGTCTGGTTTCAATCCACCTGCAACCAATAAGGTGGGAGAGAAGAGTGCGTCTTGGTTAATACTTCACCTCTGTTGGTGGCGAGATTAATTAGCCACCCAGCTGAATTTGGGTAGCACAGAGGGTTGTAGTGTATGATGTAAAGAATGGAAATGGGGGAGAGAGTAGCACGTGGCAGCAAGAGAGCAAGGACCACACCTTCTCCATGTACACTAAAGGGTGACTAGTATGAGGAGTCTACAGTACTGGTTCTGATAGGCATTATATGTGCTCCAACTTTCTAACCATTGCTGCATCCCAAAAAAAGGTTGCCAGCAGAAGTGTTTTGtctttaaggaaaaaaaaaaagatggcttGAAATACAAATTGGTTTGTGGGGAATGACGCAGATGGGATCAGTAGTAGTGGAGAAAGGCAGGGGGAAGATAAAGATAGTTTTGGTTTGGGGGCCAAGATTAAAGCCACTTTATCTTTTCACTGTTGACCTAGACTGGGTTTGTTAAATTCTTCTGATTCAACTAAGGCTTCTTTTGGTTAAAAGGATTGGTAAAAaagtccatgaaaaaaaaattggttgtaCTACTGTTTTGTTAATATCCCATATACTGAAAATGAAAAGATGTACTGGTCAGAGTGTTTGCTATAAACTTGTGAAGTGTTGTGAAAGTTGAAAATTACCAAATGGAGGGAGGGAATTAGAAAACAATAGATGATTACTATAGTAGAGAGGATTATTGTGCAATAAAAGCAAAAGCATCAATagcttctgaaaaaaaaaaaactctcgaATAACTTTAAAAGCATCTAAGCTTACAAGTTCCTGGCAAAAAGTATGCACATATGTTTTTGGCCTCCTTGAAGTCGAAAGCACAAGCTTCCTGTTAAAAAACAATTCTGAACAGGGTGTGATCATATCTATTGGTAACTTTGTACTTCCATTTGTACTATGGTATTTTCATTTAGAGTTCCTTTTACATTTGGTGTTTCCAAAAAACGTTTGAAGTTGTTGTGGACATTCGGCTGTTTTACTTCATGTTTCTTTGAATTACTAGCTGATTATTGAATCTTATTTACAGGAATCAGCAGAGAGTTTCGTGTTGTGAGAGACAACAGAGCTAACCAAAATATGGATGGAGAAATTAAGCCTGCTTCACCTCAATGTACTACATCTACGAATGAGCAAGTGATTTCAAATGTTTCTGAGAAGGGGTATGTTTTCCTATTGTTGTAGTCTTGTGTTCCTTTAAGGAGCGTCCTTATATTTAGTTTTCATTATATGCCTATTACTTTGCCAGAACATATCCTAGATTATGAACAATTGTCTTTATTTGCTGGATTAAAAGTTAGTGCAATCATTAATTGAATTTGTTTGCCATATAATAGTTATACAAAACAAAAGGTGAAATTTCAAGGAGAGGAGGTTTTGCTAACTTGCAGCATTCTGAGTAATGGTGTTTTTTGACCCATTGAAGGTCGGCCTTTTAGGATTTTGGTATAAACAGATGTGATGGGTTgtgattattttttctttcttaaactCGAGGATAAAGTGACCTATGGGATTGGATAGGCAAAGTAAGGAAACTGAGTTTTGTTTCATCAATTAATTAGATAATATTGATATAATATAATCTTTGCTGCATATTTATTATGCACCATGTGCAAACTGTTCGATCAATGTAGCATTTATGTTGTTTGTTTTACTCTGCTTTCAGCCAAACAGGAAATTCAAGCAGTCAAAAGCCATCTAATAGACAGCATTCCTCACAAGCATTGAATGGGCAAACTGATTCTCGAATTAGAACGAACGTTGCTAATTCATCTGGTATGATTAGAAAGGAGACATTAGTGGAGAAGCGAGTTGCTCTTCCAAATTCAGTTTCACGGGTACAGGCAGGGAAACCAAACAACTCCCAACCACATTCTGCATCAAGCACTTCTGTTATTGGGGTGTATTCCTCGTCCACAGATCCTGTTCATGTGCCGTCTCCTGATTCTAGACCATCTGCTTCTGTTGGTGCAATTAAGCGCGAAGTTGGGGTGGTTGGAGTTCGGAAACAGTCTTCTGACAACTCCAAGTCAGCTGTACCAAGTAGTTCTTTCTCTAATacacttttgggaaaagaggGCTCTGCAGAATCATTTAGATCTTTCACTGGTATCTCTAAACCTGATCAACTCAGCCAAACTTCTGAATCTGTGATGCCGGTCAGCAGATCTTTCGTAAGTAATCAGCACAGTGTCAGGGCGCATCAACAACCTGTGGGTCATCAGAAAGGTATACTACTCCACTTGCTTTAAGAATGATCTAAATGCTAATGGAGATCCTCATAAAAATGAATATGTTCTTGCATGAGAAATTTAATAACAAAGTATGTTGGAACAAAGCAGAAGCTTCTGCCTTTCCCGATGTaactgatttaaaaaaaaaatttggaggtGGGAAATCATCATCTACCTCTGGCAAAGCTGAAACAGTGCGGAATTTTATTATTTCCCTGCTAAAAATTATCGTATTACCATTGAAGtagtgttttatttttttgaaaaaggaatCCGTTCTATTTTGTtatctcttttgtttttcttatccaaaatacatttttatgtttagaTTGAGAAGTTGGTATTCCCTTCCGGAGACATTCTTTTTTCTAAAAGTCTGCTAGAGTATTAATCATGTTTCCAGATGCAGCTTCCCAGCCTAACAAGGAGTGGAAACCTAAATCAAGTCAGAAGCCAAGCCCTAATAGTCCTGGAGTCATTGGAACACCAACAAAATCTGCTTCTCCTCTTTCTGATGATTCAAAGGTCTCAGAGTCAGAAGCGGCTAAGTTGCAAGATAAGCTTGCCCGAGTAAATATATATGAGAACTGTAATGTTGTGATAGCGCAAAATATTAGAGTCCCTGAGAGTGACCGTTTTCGGCTAACCTTTGGAAGCTTGGGAACAGAGTTTGATTCAACAGGAAACACAGTTAATGGATTTCAAGCTGGAGCTGCGGAGGAGTTGAACAGGGAACCTCCAGCAAGGTATGTGTTATTCTTTTTAACTATAGTAAGTAATTGTTCAAATTTGGTGAGATGAGTTTGGTAAATCTGATATATGAAGATTCATTTGGACATTCAGGCTTTTCGGTTGTTCTACTACAATGAAACAAGTGCATAAaacctttccaaaaaaaaaaaaaaaacaagtgcaTAAAACGTGTACATATGTAGTTTTAAGAAATTTTTGTTAATATCCATAAAATGCTGTATTGCTGTATGTGGCTAATTCGGTTCGGCTTATGTATGAATCTCTCTTGCAGTTTGTCAACATCAGCTCCCGAGTCGCGCAGTGATGAGGCTTCCGGCACGAAGCCAGTAGATTTATTAGATGACCAAGTTAGAAATTCTGGATCTGATTTTTCGGCACCGTCTGCAGTGCCTGAGCATTTGCCTGAGAAAAAAGAGACCTCAAGTCCTCAGAGTTTGGACAATTATGCAGATATTGGTTTGGTTCGAGACAACAGTCCATCCTTTGCACCTTCAGATTCGCAGAACCAAGATCCACCAGAGTTACAAGGTTTTACGGTGAGTTCCAGATCCTTTGCACCTCAATCAATTGTCCCATTTGCCAAGTTGGTGTGTGTACCTATATGATGAGTTTAACCTTTGCAATTTCACTACCCAGCAATGACGTTTGATATCTTTTCTTGTCTTATTGTGTGCTATCATTATATGGCCTAGTGATTGTCTCTTCTGACACTTTTCCTGTTTGCAAGCAGGCATTTGATCCTCAGACTGGTTATGATATACCTTATTACAGACCCAGTATGGATGAAAGTGTTTGCGGACAGGGTCTACAATCTCCTCAGGAGGTATGTTTTGAGTGGTTAAATTATTATGATCTGTATGTAACAGTGTTGCTTACGGGTTTTAGAAATGCCTCTGAATATGTTAGCACTGATGCCTGATACCTTTGTGATTTGAGTCCTTGGGAAGGTCTTACACATTTCACTTATACACATCCTACATAACGAACCCTGTTGTTTGAATCACTACTTCGTAATGAACCTATTGTTTGAATCATTACTGTTCTTTTTTATACATCCTTTGAGATTACATCTCAATCTATTGATATATTTTAGGGCACGTGTAATAAAAATCTTGTATTACTGGTTGTTTTAAATCATTTCTGAAGGGAAGGTTAGGTTTCCCTTGTCCATATCCTGTAGTTTTGGGATACAAACAAATTTAGCTTATTAAGATTTATACATCATTCAGGTTAATAGTTTTTGCTTTGATACGCTGACTGCATTAAATAATGTAATGTTATGTGATTATGGTTCTGTGGGGTTTTGataaatctcttcttctttttggcaAGGTTTGATAAATAACTATAGACACAAAATATTTGCTCACATGTTCTGCCTCTACCTAACCCTGATATATCTTGTGAATTGAATCTCACTGATGCACTTTTCCCTCTAATTACAGGCTTTGAGTTCACATAATGCCAACAGTATTCCTGCATCAACAGTTGCCATGGTACAACAGCAACCACCGCATGTGGCGCAGATGTACCCACAAGTTCATGTTTCACATTATGCTAATCTTATGCCATATCGTCAGTTTATCTCACCAGTATACGTTCCACCAATGGCTGTGCCTGGCTATTCCAATAATCCTGCCTATCCTCACATGTCTAATGGCAACAGCTACTTGCTGATGCCTGGAGGTGGTTCCCACCTAAATGCAAAC is a window from the Rosa chinensis cultivar Old Blush chromosome 2, RchiOBHm-V2, whole genome shotgun sequence genome containing:
- the LOC112186811 gene encoding uncharacterized protein LOC112186811 isoform X1; this translates as MVSGSRIEGGGGTQIISAGVRKTIQSIKEIVGNHSDIDIYWALKETDMDPNETAQKLLNQDPFHEVKRKRDKKKDASPKSIGQKVPTEPRRHFESAGQGPRSNTISDRIVEPKRHFESAGQGPRSNTISDRNVEPRRHFDSAGQGLKSNSFSDRNVEPRRHFESAGQGPRHNSFSDRNVRRGGYVRRGLPGISREFRVVRDNRANQNMDGEIKPASPQCTTSTNEQVISNVSEKGQTGNSSSQKPSNRQHSSQALNGQTDSRIRTNVANSSGMIRKETLVEKRVALPNSVSRVQAGKPNNSQPHSASSTSVIGVYSSSTDPVHVPSPDSRPSASVGAIKREVGVVGVRKQSSDNSKSAVPSSSFSNTLLGKEGSAESFRSFTGISKPDQLSQTSESVMPVSRSFVSNQHSVRAHQQPVGHQKDAASQPNKEWKPKSSQKPSPNSPGVIGTPTKSASPLSDDSKVSESEAAKLQDKLARVNIYENCNVVIAQNIRVPESDRFRLTFGSLGTEFDSTGNTVNGFQAGAAEELNREPPASLSTSAPESRSDEASGTKPVDLLDDQVRNSGSDFSAPSAVPEHLPEKKETSSPQSLDNYADIGLVRDNSPSFAPSDSQNQDPPELQGFTAFDPQTGYDIPYYRPSMDESVCGQGLQSPQEALSSHNANSIPASTVAMVQQQPPHVAQMYPQVHVSHYANLMPYRQFISPVYVPPMAVPGYSNNPAYPHMSNGNSYLLMPGGGSHLNANSLKYGVQQFKPVPAGSPTGFGNFTNPAGYAMNAPGVVGGATGLEDSSRMKYKDGNLYVPNPQAETSEIWIQNPREHPGMQSTPYYNMPGQTPHAPYMPSHASHASFNAAAAQSSHMQFPGMYHPPQPAAMASPHHMGPAMPGNVGVGVAAAAPGAQAYQQPQLNHMNWTTNF
- the LOC112186811 gene encoding uncharacterized protein LOC112186811 isoform X2; this encodes MVSGSRIEGGGGTQIISAGVRKTIQSIKEIVGNHSDIDIYWALKETDMDPNETAQKLLNQDPFHEVKRKRDKKKDASPKSIGQKVPTEPRRHFESAGQGPRSNTISDRIVEPKRHFESAGQGPRSNTISDRNVEPRRHFDSAGQGLKSNSFSDRNVEPRRHFESAGQGPRHNSFSDRNVRRGGYVRRGLPGISREFRVVRDNRANQNMDGEIKPASPQCTTSTNEQVISNVSEKGQTGNSSSQKPSNRQHSSQALNGQTDSRIRTNVANSSGMIRKETLVEKRVALPNSVSRVQAGKPNNSQPHSASSTSVIGVYSSSTDPVHVPSPDSRPSASVGAIKREVGVVGVRKQSSDNSKSAVPSSSFSNTLLGKEGSAESFRSFTGISKPDQLSQTSESVMPVSRSFVSNQHSVRAHQQPVGHQKASQPNKEWKPKSSQKPSPNSPGVIGTPTKSASPLSDDSKVSESEAAKLQDKLARVNIYENCNVVIAQNIRVPESDRFRLTFGSLGTEFDSTGNTVNGFQAGAAEELNREPPASLSTSAPESRSDEASGTKPVDLLDDQVRNSGSDFSAPSAVPEHLPEKKETSSPQSLDNYADIGLVRDNSPSFAPSDSQNQDPPELQGFTAFDPQTGYDIPYYRPSMDESVCGQGLQSPQEALSSHNANSIPASTVAMVQQQPPHVAQMYPQVHVSHYANLMPYRQFISPVYVPPMAVPGYSNNPAYPHMSNGNSYLLMPGGGSHLNANSLKYGVQQFKPVPAGSPTGFGNFTNPAGYAMNAPGVVGGATGLEDSSRMKYKDGNLYVPNPQAETSEIWIQNPREHPGMQSTPYYNMPGQTPHAPYMPSHASHASFNAAAAQSSHMQFPGMYHPPQPAAMASPHHMGPAMPGNVGVGVAAAAPGAQAYQQPQLNHMNWTTNF